In one Brassica oleracea var. oleracea cultivar TO1000 chromosome C9, BOL, whole genome shotgun sequence genomic region, the following are encoded:
- the LOC106319208 gene encoding uncharacterized protein LOC106319208: protein MVNDSDAEAYASDSKSPSASSDHRFEVNEIHDTEPIDDDDDDDNDDISLVENLFNDTELVDDGETLDHEFGGFDQVVDDSEDDGGGGGGKGSVDSSKQQCLLERRSIKAGDMLLESDGSNDQECHTGKQESNCDVVTDSHGQGLDYLDSQEPGEATQAEALGFVDQLLMDKDLNLSPPVSLTETSLRRKSPPFSGAKGRQSLAKRIKTMSPTKKMSVFDWDCEDQCDVSGPQNSPVNGANVTFFKKREDPDDPCANRKVSAHPTKRCMQNDSAKHNKMEKASGLSQGIMLISQMDAQLQDKASKEHSEPEEDFVDVGINTQIAAEAMSALLFAPCAIEEASESETRDQVSNLSGRNNDTIEGSAPNKKRKFTMKERTGTNASAITCLLNSCEWMHPRAKRSRLIQTHHVPPRKSWGASSAKDRSETNTLSGRLVVSLSGTRQASSCQSGVDLDVLNHASPKKIYGRSHESSRDKDFPRPFLPKEIKRLGGSGKVGDFKWKDLRRRRNLAHVRVLFSHNLDDETIKQQKKIMGRLGISQASSSEESTHFIAERFCRTRNMLEAIALGKPVVTPLWLESCVQTRCLLDEKNYILKDSKKEKEGFSLCTSLGRAKHHPLLKGLKVCITPNIKPDRGMIAHLVKLTQGQVVEISEIIAAEDREIPDDLLIISCEDDRKLCIPFIDQGTEIYTAELLLNGIVIQKLDYARHRLF, encoded by the exons ATGGTGAACGACAGCGACGCTGAAGCTTACGCCTCCGATTCGAAGTCTCCTTCAGCTTCTTCGGATCACA GGTTTGAGGTTAATGAGATTCACGATACAGAGCCGATTGATGATGATGATGATGATGATAATGATGATATCTCCTTAGTTGAAAATCTATTCAACGATACGGAGCTCGTAGATGACGGAGAAACACTGGACCACGAATTTGGCGGTTTTGATCAAGTGGTGGATGATAGTGAGGATGACGGAGGAGGAGGAGGAGGTAAAGGAAGTGTTGATTCCTCTAAGCAGCAATGTTTGCTGGAGAGAAGAAGCATTAAAGCTGGAGATATGCTCTTGGAGTCTGATGGATCTAATGATCAAGAATGTCACACAG GGAAACAAGAATCGAACTGTGATGTCGTTACTGATAGTCATGGTCAAGGGCTGGATTATTTGGATTCTCAGGAACCAGGAGAGGCAACACAAGCGGAAGCTCTTGGTTTTGTGGACCAACTTTTGATGGACAAAGATCTGAACTTGTCACCACCAGTGAGTCTCACGGAAACTAGTCTGAGAAGGAAGTCGCCTCCTTTCTCAGGTGCTAAAGGACGTCAGTCTCTGGCCAAGAGAATCAAGACCATGAGTCCAACCAAGAAAATGAGTGTCTTTGATTGGGACTGTGAGGATCAGTGTGATGTGAGTGGCCCTCAAAACTCTCCGGTCAATGGTGCAAACGTTACATTCTTCAAGAAAAGGGAAGATCCTGATGATCCGTGTGCGAATAGAAAAGTCTCAGCTCATCCCACAAAAAGATGTATGCAGAACGATTCTGCTAAACATAACAAGATGGAAAAGGCATCGGGTTTGAGTCAGGGCATTATGTTAATCTCGCAGATGGATGCTCAGTTGCAGGATAAAGCGTCAAAGGAGCATTCTGAACCTGAGGAAGATTTTGTTGATGTCGGTATTAACACCCAGATTGCTGCTGAAGCAATGAGTGCTTTACTGTTTGCTCCCTGCGCTATAGAAGAAGCTAGTGAATCAGAAACGAGGGATCAAGTCAGTAATCTCTCTGGAAGGAACAATGATACCATCGAGGGTAGTGCTCCAAACAAGAAGAGGAAATTTACTATGAAAGAGAGAACTGGTACAAACGCCTCTGCTATAACATGTCTTCTCAACTCATGTGAATGGATGCATCCCAGGGCCAAAAGATCTCGTCTCATCCAAACGCATCACGTCCCACCTAGGAAATCTTGGGGTGCTAGCTCGGCTAAAGACAGAAGCGAAACCAACACTCTGTCAGGTAGATTAGTAGTATCATTAAGTGGGACAAGACAAGCCTCTTCTTGCCAATCAGGTGTCGATTTGGATGTTCTAAACCATGCATCTCCAAAGAAAATATACGGCAGAAGTCATGAAAGCTCTCGTGATAAAGATTTTCCTAGGCCATTTCTTCCGAAGGAGATCAAAAGGCTTGGAGGATCAGGAAAGGTGGGTGACTTTAAGTGGAAAGACTTGAGGAGACGAAGAAACTTGGCACATGTTCGAGTCTTATTCAGCCATAATCTAGATGATGAAACAATCAAGCAGCAGAAGAAG ATTATGGGCCGACTGGGAATTTCTCAAGCATCTTCCTCCGAAGAGTCAACACATTTCATAGCAGAAAGGTTTTGTCGGACAAGGAATATGTTGGAAGCCATAGCCCTTGGTAAACCTGTTGTTACACCTCTATGGCTGGAGAGCTGTGTGCAAACAAGATGCTTGTTAGATGAGAAGAATTACATCTTGAAGGATAGCAAAAAGGAGAAAGAAGGGTTCTCCTTGTGTACATCTTTGGGCCGTGCAAAGCATCATCCCCTTCTTAAG GGGTTAAAAGTCTGCATCACTCCCAACATTAAACCGGACAGAGGTATGATTGCTCACTTAGTGAAGTTGACTCAAGGGCAG GTCGTGGAGATAAGTGAAATAATTGCTGCAGAGGATAGAGAAATTCCAGATGATCTATTGATTATTTCTTGCGAAGACGATAGAAAATTATGCATTCCTTTCATTGATCAAG GAACTGAGATCTACACCGCAGAGCTTTTGCTGAATGGAATCGTGATTCAGAAACTGGATTATGCCAG GCATCGTCTCTTCTAA
- the LOC106313389 gene encoding zerumbone synthase: MIQIRRNALIKRLLYVGTNSVIKGFSSSASSHSSSRKLEGKVALITGGASGIGKATAGKFISHGAKVVIADIQPQLGKETEQELGPNAAFCLCDVTKESDIANAVDYAVSLHTKLDIMYNNAGIPCKTPPSIVDLDLNVFDKVINTNVRGVIAGIKHAARVMIPRNSGSIICAGSVTGMMGGLAQHTYSVSKSAVIGIVRSTASELCRHRIRVNCISPFAITTSFVMDEMRQMYPNLDDSRLIKIVHGTGVLNGEVCEPVDVANAVVYLASDDSKYVNGHNLVVDGGFTTVKSLDFPAPDQV; the protein is encoded by the exons ATGATTCAGATAAG AAGAAATGCATTGATCAAGAGATTATTGTACGTGGGCACAAACTCTGTCATCAAGGGATTCTCCTCTTCTGCATCATCTCATTCAAGTTCAAG GAAGCTAGAAGGCAAAGTAGCTCTCATCACAGGAGGAGCAAGTGGGATTGGCAAAGCAACAGCCGGAAAATTCATCAGCCATGGAGCCAAAGTTGTCATTGCAGACATCCAACCGCAGCTCGGGAAAGAAACCGAGCAAGAACTCGGTCCAAACGCAGCGTTTTGTCTCTGCGATGTGACCAAAGAATCAGACATTGCAAACGCGGTTGATTACGCTGTCTCTCTACACACAAAGCTTGACATTATGTACAACAATGCTGGTATCCCTTGCAAAACGCCTCCTAGTATCGTCGATCTTGATCTCAATGTTTTCGACAAG GTAATAAACACAAATGTACGTGGAGTCATAGCAGGAATCAAACACGCAGCTCGCGTGATGATCCCACGCAACTCAGGTTCCATCATTTGCGCAGGGAGCGTCACGGGGATGATGGGAGGTTTAGCACAACACACATACAGCGTCTCGAAATCCGCAGTCATCGGTATAGTTAGATCAACAGCTTCAGAGCTATGCAGGCACAGGATCAGAGTCAACTGCATTTCACCATTCGCAATCACAACATCGTTCGTGATGGACGAGATGCGGCAGATGTACCCTAACCTCGACGACTCAAGACTAATCAAGATAGTGCACGGCACAGGAGTGTTGAACGGAGAGGTTTGCGAACCGGTGGACGTAGCTAACGCAGTGGTTTACTTAGCATCAGATGATTCGAAGTATGTAAATGGGCATAACCTTGTGGTAGATGGAGGATTCACAACTGTAAAGAGTTTAGATTTCCCTGCACCTGATCAAGTTTAA
- the LOC106313390 gene encoding uncharacterized protein LOC106313390, with protein sequence MSSWVCSYVTRNVVTSDHPPQHPFSLSQHFGSPASTRRASVKLPLTSMPKFRPLKLQKFRSLSTTHEGGEDSESVVQTLKIPDEWLLPSKAIEESEWLRVTLHKWLDDEYCPEPTNVEISNVAAKSLYTSLLEKETDMGVILLKMAQDLTSISYQESFHGAFTSANAAINLIVERLES encoded by the exons ATGAGCTCATGGGTTTGCTCTTACGTGACCCGAAACGTCGTAACCTCCGATCATCCACCACAACATCCTTTCTCACTATCCCAACACTTTGGTTCTCCGGCGTCAACTCGAAGAGCATCCGTCAAGTTACCCTTAACATCTATGCCCAAGTTTCGGCCACTGAAACTCCAAAAGTTTCGATCTTTATCGACGACACATGAAGGGGGAGAAGACTCCGAATCAGTCGTGCAAACCCTCAAGATTCCAGACGAGTGGTTGCTCCCTTCCAAGGCCATTGAG GAATCTGAATGGTTGAGAGTAACTCTGCACAAGTGGTTGGATGATGAGTATTGCCCTGAGCCAACCAATGTGGAGATCAGTAATGTAGCTGCAAAGTCTCTCTACACTTCACTCTTAGAGAAAGAAACTGACATGGGAGTGATTTTGCTCAAAATGGCTCAAGACTTAACCTCGATTTCATACCAAGAAAGCTTCCACGGAGCTTTCACATCCGCAAACGCAGCTATAAATTTGATTGTAGAAAGATTAGAATCATAG
- the LOC106315447 gene encoding GRR1-like protein 1, protein MDRRFPFKVLEHIFSFVDSNEDRNSVSLVCKSWFETERRTRKRVFVGNCYAVSPLKVARRFPKMRSLTLKGKPHFADYNLVPDGWGGYAWPWIEAMAARRPFLEEIRLKRMVVTDECLEKIAASFRDFKTLVLTSCEGFSTDGIAAIASTCRKLRDLELRECIVDDLGGDWLSYFPETSTSLVSLDFSCLDSEVKLSDLERLLSRSPNLKSLKLNRSVTLDVLESLLRRAPQLVELGTGSFSDELDPEEIAKLTKALSELKQLKSLSGLWDLLPEYIPLLYSLCPRLTSLNLSYATVQMPDLIDLLSRCSKLQKLWVMDLIEDKGLKTVALCCKELRELRVFPSGADLDETDVTLTEQGLVSVSEGCPKLESVLYFCVQFTNAALVSIAKNRPNFRCFRLCVMEPFAPDYRTQQPLDEGFKAIVERCKDLRRLSVSGLLTDKAFEYIGVHAKKLRMLSIAFAGDSDLMLHHLLSGCQSLKKLEIRDCPFGDTALLENAAKLETMRSLWMSSCFVSFGACKQLSQKMPRLNVEVIDEHPPKTRPDSSPVERIYIYRTVAGPRLDTPEFVWTIHKSPEVGVSRLSIR, encoded by the exons ATGGATCGTCGATTCCCATTTAAAGTTCTTGAGCATATCTTCTCCTTCGTTGACTCCAACGAGGACCGAAACTCTGTTTCTCTGGTCTGCAAGTCGTGGTTCGAGACAGAGCGGCGAACTAGGAAACGTGTCTTTGTCGGAAACTGCTACGCGGTTAGTCCTCTCAAGGTTGCGCGGCGGTTCCCGAAGATGAGGTCTCTGACGCTTAAAGGGAAACCTCACTTCGCCGACTACAACTTGGTTCCTGACGGTTGGGGTGGCTATGCTTGGCCGTGGATTGAGGCTATGGCGGCGAGGAGACCGTTTCTTGAAGAGATCAGGTTGAAGAGGATGGTGGTGACTGATGAGTGCCTGGAGAAGATCGCTGCTTCGTTTAGAGATTTTAAAACACTTGTGTTGACTTCTTGTGAGGGTTTTTCTACTGATGGTATTGCAGCCATTGCATCAACTTGCAG AAAACTGAGAGATCTGGAACTGCGAGAGTGCATAGTTGATGATCTCGGAGGAGACTGGCTTAGTTACTTCCCTGAAACTTCGACTTCTCTCGTCTCTCTAGACTTCTCTTGTTTGGACTCAGAGGTAAAACTCTCGGACTTAGAGCGTCTCCTAAGCAGGTCTCCAAACCTCAAGTCTCTCAAGCTAAATCGATCTGTGACTCTAGACGTTCTCGAGAGCTTACTCCGTCGAGCTCCACAGCTAGTTGAGCTTGGCACAGGTTCTTTCTCAGATGAGCTGGATCCAGAAGAGATTGCAAAGTTAACAAAAGCTTTGTCAGAGTTGAAGCAACTTAAGAGCTTATCTGGTCTTTGGGATCTCCTCCCTGAGTATATTCCACTCCTTTACTCTCTTTGCCCTCGTCTTACCTCGTTGAACTTGAGCTATGCTACTGTCCAAATGCCTGACCTTATCGACCTTCTTAGTCGATGTTCGAAACTGCAGAAGCTATGG GTAATGGACTTGATAGAGGACAAAGGTCTCAAAACTGTTGCCTTGTGTTGCAAGGAACTGCGAGAACTTAGGGTATTTCCATCTGGAGCAGATCTAGATGAAACAGACGTGACTCTCACGGAACAAGGTCTGGTCTCCGTGTCTGAAGGCTGTCCAAAGCTTGAGTCTGTTCTCTACTTCTGCGTTCAGTTTACAAACGCAGCTTTAGTCTCCATCGCAAAGAACCGTCCAAACTTCAGATGCTTCCGTCTCTGCGTGATGGAGCCGTTCGCTCCAGACTACAGAACACAGCAGCCACTTGACGAAGGATTCAAAGCCATAGTCGAGAGATGCAAGGATCTTCGAAGACTCTCCGTCTCCGGTCTCCTTACTGACAAGGCCTTTGAGTACATTGGAGTACACGCCAAGAAGCTAAGGATGCTGTCGATAGCATTCGCTGGAGACAGTGATCTAATGCTACACCACTTGTTGTCGGGATGTCAAAGTTTAAAGAAGCTAGAGATAAGAGACTGCCCATTTGGAGACACCGCGCTGCTCGAGAACGCTGCGAAACTTGAAACCATGCGATCCCTTTGGATGTCTTCTTGCTTTGTGAGTTTTGGTGCTTGCAAGCAGTTGAGTCAGAAGATGCCAAGGCTTAACGTTGAAGTCATCGATGAGCATCCTCCAAAGACAAGACCTGATAGCTCTCCTGTTGAGAGGATATACATATATAGAACGGTCGCGGGACCGAGGTTGGATACGCCTGAGTTTGTGTGGACGATACACAAGAGCCCTGAGGTTGGAGTGTCACGTCTATCCATACGGTGA